The Misgurnus anguillicaudatus chromosome 23, ASM2758022v2, whole genome shotgun sequence sequence ATTTACTTAGGAAGGTGAACTCATATGGGGTCAGAAAGGAAATCCTAGAGACTGTGTATAGGAGTTTGATTGAGAGTGTGCTGACATTCGATATGTGTACCTGGTTTGGAAACCTGGGGGTTAAGAACAGAAACAAATTATCCAGAATTGTTAAGCTGGGCAGTAAAATTGTTGGTAAAGGACAGGGACAATTGGCAGATTTATATACTACACATATGAGACGTAAGGCCCACCACATTGTGTCTGACCCAGTGCATCCTCTGTTCACAGAATTTAGGAAATTACCATCAGGAAGGAGGTACACAGCTGCATTagcaacaaaaaatatttacaaaaagtcATTTATACCGAGCGCTATATTATTACTGAACTCACAATAGTCCATGATATCTATTGGTGTGTGACGAAGGTGTTATCTAGTATTGTTTGTAAGGGTTACTGTGATGTTTGCATGTTGTATTTATTGTCTATTCATTGTGTATGTGTTTTAGAAATCCACCTGTGGAGCCAAAGACAAATTTCCACTTTTTGTGGACAATAAActtgaaattgaattgaactatTCTTATCTTTACGTGTAGCTGTTATTTGTTGGAGAGTCCTGTAAACagtgacatgtttaccattttgggggcctAAAGAAAGTCCAAGAAACTGGAGCCCCACATGCCCCAACATTGCCTGAAGGGTTTTCATTTCAATTGCATGACAGTAATATTGAGTATATAGAATTAAGTTAGAcatataaaaacagatttattttattttggacTGCTTAACATAACATggtataagacaaaaaaatcttggtttaaaaaatagaaatagTGCCCATTGTCCTTTTCAACATGATACAGAATTattctctttaaaaaataaaggtctTGGTTTAACCTTAAGCTAGTAGTTCCCAAAGTTTTTCCATCGGCCTCCTTTTGTatagaaaaatattttcaagcccctCTCAGATCTATCCTTTGCTTGCAAATTCCTTATatgatgtatttaaaacaatgtaatttaTACACTACTGCAACTTCAGTCTGATCttactaaaaaaactaaataagaaaaaaaggtGAAGCATTAGATTACGATTCAGACTGATCTAACAAACTGAACTAACAAACACCAGCAATGAATGTTGTTAGTTGTTTATTGTCTGGATTTGTAATAGGAATCACATAACTCTCATTTTTATATTGCAGAAACAAACTTACTGTGAGATACAACAAGCATATAGACGGCACTGCCTGTAAAAGATGTCTCTTATCTTTACTTCATCTTTTATGTCTCcagcagaaaaaaatctaatcattaatcttcatcttttTACTGCTAGTGCTCTTATTCTTGAGCAACAGTCTCAACTCCATTCACAGGAcagattatgttttatatttttataaacatgtTCCTTTCATTACTAATAAACTGAGACAGAAATAATctgcacattttttatatttacattgaaCTTTTAGGGAAACTGAATGTAATTGTTTCTCTGAAATTGTAAAACTTgttaacaaaaatgttaaatggaGCTGATAGTAACATATTTAGCAAATTGTGTGCGCTCACTTAGTCTACTACGAGTTCTTTGGGTTTCacatgtgtaatttttagacttcgaagtgtgctcatcagcgccccctttgcccccttgatgctgtctgcagcaggctttgcgcactttaccaacccagaagtccttgcgaaagagcagtccgaccaatcagacgacagatacatacttacacaaatatatattttttaaattctaaAGACAGATTAAAAATGAGTGTCGTGTTCTTGAATCAGCATAAAAACTTGATCGGCTTTGCCACAAACCACCCACTTAAACAGGATGAGACTGTGTGATAGACATCTCTGCCCAGAAAACCAGTTTATACCAGCTTCAGTTTAATACTAGATTAGCCTTGTAAGCAAAACACATCATATCAGAGACAACCTCAAAAACAAGTGTAAAattcacaacataaacatcacttCATGACACGGCTTTTTAATTtcctttttcagtttttaaaatgttatttaattattgtttaacaaaagataaataaaacacaaatggtAAAAGCTCATATTATCAATAGCATCACTTTAGTCcttataaatgtgtaaatacaGCATTATTATGAGCAGTTGAAGTTGTAGTAGatcatttaatgattttatctcattttctcgTACTCAAGCGGATGTTAAAGAAACTCTTTTTGACACTTTTTATAGCATAAGAAGAAGGAAAGCATTTCATAACATGCTtggattttacatattttgacaactATTACATACTATTATATTAAAAGTTAATTTATAGCTGTTAATTATTGCTGAGTCCTGTAAAAGATGTCTCTTATCTTTACTTCATCTTTTATGTCTCCAGCAGAACAAAATCTaatcattaatcttcatcttttTACTGCTAGTGCTCTTATTCTTGAGAAACAGTCTCAACTCCATTCACAGGAcagattatgttttatatttttataaacctgttCCTTTCATTACTAATAAACTGAGACAATAATCTGCATATGTTTTATAGTTTCTAAAATGGTATTTGGAGAAATTATTAagaaattaatgtaattaatttaaaacctgtaaaaagtgttaaatttaGATGATGCAAAACTTACTTTCAGACTTTCCAATGCAACTCATGTGGGTCTAAAAATAAGCAGCGTGTAAATGAGCTTAAAGGCTGGCAGACAATCTGGAGCTGTGACAGTTTAATAAAAAAGCTCATTtagatcagacacactgatgggcaacttctcttcttatTTTCGGCATGACGCTCGATTCTGTTCCAAAACACGGCTCTGGTGTGCCCTTGTGTGCAAGtatccctaaagtctgcactacatgatgtcatcaacgtgtcgactctgaggaagtccacaagttCAGGGTGTGTCATATCTCTGAAAGGCAGGTAcaaaaaagctttattaaaacattatagtAGCAAACCTTCAGAAAGCCAAGCCTTGTTTTAATCAGTATCATacagttttatgtatttaagcatttgttttgtccatcgtatctgaaaaaaagacacaaaCTCAGTTATTTTCAGAAAAGGCAGAACATTCAGAATTTGACTTTTCTGTGATTCTCAGATTTCAGTCTCACTGCAGCCGTTATCACAGCGCTACTCAGCAAATAACCATCATGACAGCtgtgtgcatattttcaaaataacacaaaagttCTGAGTGATGTGCTATGACGTTCAGTGCCACTGGCAGCGCTAAAACACTTTCACTTTTGGTTGTGTTAGTACATTTAAAGTACAACTTGCATTAGAAAATAATAATTCCACCTTGATTGTGTTTCCTCATCTTCTTTTTTTAGGGGTTTCTCCAGTAATGATGGTACACAAAACAACGCGGCACACCGACACCTGACTTTGAAACCTGCAGAAGCTGTAATTTTGTAGCATCTTACTTCAATATTAATGATCAGCAATAAGTGCTGCACAGTGAGACTGAAAGTAGCTCAGCGATGATGTCATAGCTGACAATAAGCCAATCAGCATCAAGGACTGAAACTATCTATTTATCATTTACACTGTAacaagtgaaaagttggatctacttaaagTTGCAGTCGGCAAGATCGGTTCTTGTGGTGCTgcttgaagtcgaacaagcctaatatCACATGAATCCACCTTATATTGAATGCAGCGTGATGGCGGAGAGAACATTCACTAACAAACTTCCGATTTCTTGGCTAACAACTAGAGCTAGCAGaacaaccaatgaaaagaaAACAACCAAGGAAACGAAGATAGAAAGCGACCGTGCCTgtaataaaactaggatcaatatcggaccAGCATTTGAAAGGTGGAGGGATCTATGAGCTTTTAAAGGGTTCTagctggatgcagagcttgACACATTTCTTCTTgacaggtaattgtgctttatcaaccatttattgtatttctgagtgttatgtaagtaatctaagTATGCTTAAAAATGCACTGCTGAGGACGAGCTCGATATGAGGTTGCTAGGTGGTAGTGTGGGAGGGGCATAAAAATTGAAAACATTCGAAATCATCTCAATCCTCCAGAATTGCCGACTGTAGCTTTAAATAGTTACTTCAGTTTGTAACTAAAACAAGTttattaaaagttatttttttaagttgatccaactgttaatttttttacagtgtaagagtaaagtcagatgtatgatgagatgttgtgttacctcttacagtacaggaatactcttgtagctcctcactgttgattgagtccaggtacagcttgtttaataatgtcaatccatctgttacctgttgtccattcttataccagatgtaagtatgtttgttatccagagtgcattcagttgaacagcttaatatcactttttctccatctatTACAGGGTTTGGGCTGCTTATCACTTGTGTACCTGAAATTTCATAAAACATCAACTACTTTTCAAAGTTGGGCCTCATATTTTTGATTTAGCTCAATTGATAAAGCATTACCTAAACCTCTAATCACAGTCGTGCTGATATCAGCTATAGTGCTTCAGTATAATGAGTGTTGCACTACAGAGAGTTTATTATGAGCAGTTACCTGTAACAATAAGAGCGACTCCAGAATACCCAGAAACTTCTTTTGATGTGTTAGTGATGAACCTGAACTGATATCTTCCAGCGTCTCTTGTGTTGACGTCTTTGATTCTCAGTGTGTTTCCCACTAATTCCACACGACCAGCAAACTGATGATCCTCACGCAGATCCAAATGACTGTATTCCAAATGCCAGTATGTTTTCTCTACTGTATatccagtgggatgtgagtatgaagagtgaatatctactgttgatcccactaaagcacaaacttctgtagaggtgtaagtcacaccccaacagctactgttagaaagacctgaaagagtcacaaaatactgctgtaacattcacaatcaattacaaacacactcatactgtatatgaatcaacaagaaaactgctataattaattaattaaaatattgtgtaaatgtcagactcacacacagatgaagagGGAACTGAATCAGACTTAATGCAGGAATAACTGTCAGTGTTTTCACTGGATGACACAAATATGCTTTGGTCGTCTGTTAAATGTTCTCCATTCTTGTACCAGCTGTACTCATATTCTGATGTTTTTGGGCAGGAGGAATCACAGCTCAGTTTTACTCGCTGTCCTGTAGATTCAGGATTCATCTTcacctgtaaaactaaataatgaaaaccttacattagatgagaaatgaaaagagtttaactggactgatgtgaatgtaaatgtacctgaaactgttagattgactgtgactgagctgagatgtttaactccatccttcataatgatcatgagctgatattctccactgtctctctctctcggatCTCTTATTGTGAGTCGTGAGTAATCTTTAGTGATCCTCTGATCCACtcgtcctgagtaatctgaatctaaagtcaaatcttcaggttcatctttgtttctccagtttgttctctgtttctgactgaacCAGAACCCAGTTTTGATGTTGATATTTGAGTAAACGCACCTCACCATCACCAGTCCCCCCCTTACAGCACAAATATTCAGTTTATCACAGGTTACATTAAAGTTATCCAATGTTAGGGACCCTGAAGAAAAAAACGTAAcagtaacattaataatatttctAGCTTATCTGTATTTAACTTCATTAAAATTACAGAGCGAGATGAGAGATTCAGACAGTCCTGTAAGGATATTAACTCAGATTCATCAATTTTGTTCTAAAACATAAATCTCTAAGTTcggttttaaatatacaaactcactttaaacattttagagaCTGATCCAAATGGAGAATTCAGCCTTTGGAGTACAGCGATGTAAATTAAATGAGACTAAACTAGTTTAAAATCTGACatacttttaacaaatatataatgaattgaagtatttcagtacaacaacaaaactgtgtttcataccttgaatgtgtaaGAGCAGgatcagtgatgagagtctgaaGTTCATGATTTCACTTTGTAGAAACTCACATATACCAgctacaaaacattaaacaagaacttTTCTTATTGCTgataaaaaacacaatgttaGTTTGACTGTGACACTAAATTCATTCATCTCTTATTCAGATCTGCCTCTTTACAGTAAAATCAGTAACACACAACTGTTATTAACtaacaataattaaaattaaaatattttattttcaagttgcatataataaaacaataaaaacatgcataCAAACACGTTGTTGTGCAGTTCTCTGTCCATGCATCAGTGGTTTTTAGCTGTATGTTTTAGCTCTTGTTAAATGATCTGCTGATCTCAGTTCCTGTCATTGTGAAGAAAAATCTCAGTTCCTGCTAGTACCCTTCCTACAATACTGTAGTTCGTCTATTTCTTGTTTATtagtaaatgtcagtgagttaAACTTTCAGGAAATGATAATTGTTGACTTCAGCttgtcaaactaaacattataaCGCTGTTTCACTTTTACCTTTTACCTGTAAGTTTAAAACACAGACTTACAAACATCAAACTTTTTAGAAAAGCAGAAGATGCAACAACAGATCTTGACTACATTTACCTTCATGTTTACCTTAGTAGAGGTTATAGCCAGCTTATGAAGTTAGTTAATTTTGAacttatgttttctttaaattacagataatatttattatatttgggACACAAGAACCTCAGCATGTATGAGTGGATTTGATTCCCAATTCCCACTGAAATCATTCTGTTATCAGTCCACTAGAGATCCACTCCAGGTTTTCCATTTCCTGCTCGCTCCTCACAGTCTGTGGATGTCTTTCAGTTCTTATTTGTGTATCATTGTTTCCTGTCCTTGCGTCTAAACTCCACCTCCATAGGATGTGAGGGAATGATGCAAGGAAAAGACCCAAGGACAGAGGAATTTAAGTTTTAAGTGAAATTGCATAGCCTCACTAAAGTTCATTCTCTATGATCAAATAGCCTTGAGAAATACCAGCTTACATGGACATACAAATATAATGTGTAACGGGTAAATGTTGGCCAGTATTGTAGAGGGTCATATCTTTGGTTGACATGGCGGTGCTTGTGTTGCTGGTGTTTCTGTTATTGATGAAGACTCAGAAGTGAGTCTCAACAGCTTCATTACCTTTAGATGGGTTGAAGAAACCTAACATTTTAAACACGATGAGATGGCAAAGTTAGAATACTTATCAGTTGCAAAGCTTCATTGCCTTTGGTCAGCAAGTCCAGAGTTTGGTTTATCGCCTTTTAAACCATCAAGCACATGTGCTGAAGTGTTTAACATTAAGCTATTGCAGTGTTTGTACAGACTAGTTGAGAATAATATGTCTGTGTTCACATGTGATTCATTTATATGCTTCATTTAGTGGTTAACGTTGTGCCTGCGAGATTGTttgacataaataaatacacaatgtgCTTAAAAGACAGTTTGAGAAGCTGTATCTGTAGTGAAACTGCAGTCGTAGCAGCAGCATGTAAGCTGTCAATCTCAGAAGTGGGCGGGACACAGAGGCAGACTGAACACTGTTAAAGGAGAAACACACAAATATTGTACTCATTATAGCTGTATTTCCTAACAAGAAGTTACCTTGCAAATTATTATATGGTACATTTCTTTAGCTTTATGTAATCGCAGATACATTTAGATTGTTTAAAAGAGCTTCAAAACCAAAACATAAGTGTATAACAAAAATAGAGCGTGTCGACTGACggcacgggtgtttgtacagaaactgtcatgagAGACAGAGCTGGTGATAAACAAGatgtgcaaacatttatttgtggtggccaatattaattttgtggcagactgagaaataaataaatgtatgggaatgtacaacaatgctctcacttgtatgatctCCCACTATaatgcctataatccctcccactccaaagtgttactaaactcgatggaagaGCTAACCAAGCTAAAGTGAGGTAAGCTGACCTGACCTAACCCAAACCATACCGTTGGGTAcgatgcaatggaaaagtgccataagTTGCAGCAGTGGCAACAACAGTTTTGCATTTACCATCGCAAGCAAAAATGCCTTATGAAGAAATGGTCTGCAGATATTTTtgacctgacgggaggggttctagcggaccaatcacagcgcttgcagtCCGCTTAGAATGGATGTGTTGATATTTTTAAgagaggtgcacgtcaggctacacaGCCTACAGCGTAGCTACAGACCATAAATCAGACTACAAATGTCAGCCTTACCGATTGGTTCTGTTTACAAGACTTACAGTTTCATTGGTTCCCTCTGATGTTTATCACGGACTGAACTGTATAATTTAATAACTCTTGTTGCATTTTTAGAGGGGAGAGAATGAGttattttgaaaagttttttcatcaaatagcatttttttgctTTGGTTTTCATTAAGTTAtactactatatattattaacataaTGGGGGCCAGTATATTAAAACTTCTGGATTTCGTGGGGCCCTCTGGGCAGTGGGGACCCCTATACATCTTTTACCACATCAGATCTGTTTCCAACTATTTTCAGTGGATAGTAGTAAAAGCCTGCTTGAAAAGTTACTAAATGTTGTTTGATTACACCATGTACCAATTAGCATACCAGTCACATTATCACATCACATGGTACCCCAAATCTGTTTTAGTTTTCTCTTAAAGTAATGgtcataaatgtttttttatatatagccGAATGCCTTATAAAGGTTTTCTGATTTCATCTGTGTGCTGTGCAACTGAGCTGTGTTCATGTTTGTATATCCAACCAgttcaaatttaaataaatgaggAACAATCAAATACACAGATAATCGAGTGTTTCCTCACTGTTTGGTAAATGTGCAGTTCATTCACGTGTCATCTCTGTACAGTCAGATCTGAATGTGCTGCTGCTCAACTCCCTGTCCAGAGTGAACACAGATGGGCGCCGGCTCGGGAAAGCAAAACCTCGTGAATTGCAAGGCAGTATAGTCAGATCTGAATGAGTCAAAGAGTCAGTAGGTTTATTGCTAAGcacttttatgtaaaaaaaaagagattCTAAATCTAGCAACCAACCCACTAAGCTGGAAACACTATCTAGCTTTGGTGCAACATGTAGCACTAGGAGGTCATTCATGTTGCTgccattttactttattaactTCATGCAGAGGTATCATTAACCTCTATCATAGGAACTTGGATCATCCACTCATTTACATTACATCTAGCaatgttttataatattttattaatataaactttacatacatactttatacaatatagttgctattattacattatatttCGTTCATTTggattttatttatacatttaatgttgtgttaaatttgtatatttattacgTATGTATATAGTTTGTGAACTGTCTATAATGTTTTTACAATAATCTGTTGGACAGTTTGCACTCTTTGTACTGCACTGTCTTATAATGTCATGGTCATTTTGAACATTGCCTCTCTGATCCTGAGTATTGATTTTAATAAATACTATAAACAAATGGATCCAATCAGAGAGGCAATGGTCACCATGCCCTGTAGACATGCCATGTAGAGTAGCGGATAAATCCAAATATTGTCATAAAAAGGCATCGGGTTGAGGCAGGCAGCGAACAATAATAATACTGAGTgcaggaaaaaaacaaaacactcgaGAGATATAAATCCaggcaaagtaaaaaaaaaaaactaaacaagataataAACTAGAATGTTCAGAATTGCAGCCAGGTCAAACAATACTTCATGAGGAGTGAGTGAGGTGTAACAGGTTAAATAGTACAGGTAAAGTATAGAAGGTGTGActgaaaatggacaaaaatcAAAGCATTGTTGGAAATTAAGTCTCTAGTGAGTAGTTATCAGTaaagtatctgtctgtctgtctgtctgtctgtctgtctgtctgtctaccacATCATGATTTTCTGATTTCAGATCGAGTCTCTGTATTTTTTTGAGTCAGTCACTGTGTTGTTTTACCTGAGAGAGACACTGAAgaagtcaaataaacattaaatccaGCATATAGAGGTTGTGTGAATGTTGTGTTgaatgtgtgtaagtgtgtgagTGTTTGTGTATCAGAGACGCTGTAGAAGGACAAAGTGCCGGCTGACCAGTCAAGATAAACTCCTATTCTATTAGATGGAGGTGAGGAAGCAGATACCATTGTTCCCTTATTATCATGACGGGCACGTATACTACGATCAGAACAGTGCAGGCTCCATGACTTTTTATTGAATCCAAACACGCTGTCATCCCTCCTTTCTTTTCTGCGGATGTTTTTATATGAAACTGATATAAAAACACCGCAGCCTGTCCATTCAACCTCCCAGTAACAGCGTCCAGTCAGAGGCTCTTTACATAAAACCTGAGGATAACACTCAAATCTGTCTGGATGATCAGGATACGACTGCTCCACATTCACACATGTCACCTTTCTGTTGTCTTCAGACAGTATGAGCTGAGTGTTTGCTGTGTTTGGATCCAATGTAAGATCACAGGCATCTGAAAACAAGGATGAACATTTATAACAATTTTTATAACATAtataactgtgtgtgtgtttgtgtgtgtgtacctggtaattatcacgttgcggggaccaattgtccccacaaagataggaataccaacattttgatgtccccatgaggaaacaagctaataaatcaaacagaattatgtatcttgaaaatgtgaagtagtagaagggtttctgtgatggttggggttagggaatggggtaggttaggggaatagaatatacagtttgtgcagtataaaatgcattacgtctatggaatttCCCCAGAAAACATggaaacctgtgtgtgtgtgtgtgtgtgtgtgtgtgtgtgtgtgtgtgtgtgtgtgcgtgcgtgtgtgtgtgtatgtgttttacattttaaggACTAAATG is a genomic window containing:
- the LOC141359300 gene encoding sialoadhesin-like gives rise to the protein MLQQYFVTLSGLSNSSCWGVTYTSTEVCALVGSTVDIHSSYSHPTGYTVEKTYWHLEYSHLDLREDHQFAGRVELVGNTLRIKDVNTRDAGRYQFRFITNTSKEVSGYSGVALIVTGTQVISSPNPVIDGEKVILSCSTECTLDNKHTYIWYKNGQQVTDGLTLLNKLYLDSINSEELQEYSCTVREI